Proteins encoded within one genomic window of Lysinibacillus louembei:
- a CDS encoding copper amine oxidase N-terminal domain-containing protein encodes MMKKTMTMALTATLATSAISAPFAFAQDKAEPISNEVQEEIATNFIQLTGKLGKIEKRESGMLFTTIEQGDETFSLTIGENTLVLDNTGKKAELKEGLQFTAFVNKNKPMLAIYPPQYAPEVVVVETNDMGIAEIGTFDKDFVNKENTLKLNLSEESQITNLAGEKLAKEDIIGKEAIVFYGPATFSIPAQTSPSSIVVLEDAQPEEEVGNFIEFTGEISDIVTRENSTQLVVNDDKENPFSLAVDNETVVLDNTGKEVKLAKGMKFTAYVDSQKPAILIYPPQYAPEAIIIETEEMGFVTVSTFDENFVNKENTLKLNIAEDTVITNRTGEKLTKEEIIDQTALVFYTVSTKSIPAQTTPAKIVVLTDNEEPSTSAPVIEVLDMIAEIIEQDHYEVNGVKMVPLRVLAESLGFTVKSTGKGAVLTKDNLSYEITRDQKEYTHNRAIKKFEVAPTLLEKNKTYVPQEFIYSLRGE; translated from the coding sequence ATGATGAAAAAAACCATGACAATGGCATTAACAGCAACGTTAGCAACGAGTGCAATATCAGCACCATTCGCATTCGCACAAGATAAAGCAGAGCCAATTTCAAATGAAGTGCAGGAGGAAATAGCAACAAACTTCATTCAGCTGACAGGGAAATTAGGCAAAATTGAAAAGCGCGAAAGCGGCATGCTATTTACGACAATTGAGCAAGGTGATGAAACTTTCTCATTAACAATTGGAGAAAATACATTAGTTTTAGACAATACAGGTAAAAAAGCAGAATTAAAAGAAGGCTTACAATTCACAGCATTCGTAAACAAAAACAAACCAATGCTAGCCATTTACCCGCCACAGTATGCACCAGAAGTTGTTGTAGTTGAAACAAACGATATGGGTATTGCAGAGATTGGTACATTTGATAAGGACTTCGTTAATAAAGAAAATACATTAAAGCTAAACTTATCTGAGGAATCACAAATTACAAACTTAGCTGGTGAAAAATTAGCGAAAGAGGATATCATTGGGAAGGAAGCAATCGTCTTTTATGGTCCAGCAACATTTAGCATTCCTGCACAAACAAGTCCATCTAGCATAGTTGTTTTAGAGGATGCTCAACCAGAGGAAGAAGTAGGCAACTTTATTGAATTTACAGGTGAAATTAGCGATATCGTTACACGTGAGAACAGTACACAATTAGTAGTAAATGATGATAAAGAAAATCCATTCAGTTTAGCTGTTGATAATGAAACAGTTGTATTAGACAATACTGGTAAAGAAGTGAAATTAGCAAAAGGAATGAAATTTACAGCATATGTAGATAGCCAAAAGCCTGCTATTTTAATTTATCCACCACAATATGCACCAGAGGCGATTATTATTGAAACAGAGGAAATGGGCTTTGTAACTGTCAGCACTTTTGATGAAAATTTCGTCAATAAAGAAAATACGTTAAAGCTAAATATCGCAGAAGACACTGTTATTACGAACAGAACTGGTGAAAAGCTAACAAAAGAAGAAATAATCGATCAAACAGCATTAGTATTTTACACTGTATCAACAAAAAGTATTCCAGCACAAACGACACCAGCAAAAATAGTGGTGTTAACTGATAATGAAGAGCCTTCAACGTCAGCACCAGTTATTGAAGTGCTAGATATGATTGCTGAAATAATTGAACAAGATCATTATGAAGTGAATGGCGTGAAAATGGTACCGTTACGAGTTTTAGCTGAAAGCCTAGGATTTACAGTGAAATCAACTGGTAAAGGTGCTGTCTTGACAAAGGACAATCTTTCGTATGAAATTACACGTGATCAAAAGGAATATACGCACAACCGTGCTATTAAAAAATTTGAAGTAGCACCTACATTGCTAGAAAAAAATAAAACATATGTGCCGCAAGAGTTTATTTATAGCTTACGTGGAGAATAA
- a CDS encoding sulfurtransferase: protein MAKVFVTVEELKEKARFIDTRFSLTNAEEGQQLFAEGHIQGAIYWDLNLDLSNMASKEGRHPMPSKEQLQALFERSGLRYEDVIYVYDQGGMPFAARAWYMLKYAGFPQVYIVNGGFAALAEKLDVTAEHMNYSPTELQLQWQEQLYAGRADVKVIVEGKEQATLLDARAANRYRGEQEPLDPIAGHIPTAKNFDWEQIKQGASLVSSDDLLAKVAKEEEVVVYCGSGVTASPLFAVLTEAGYEHLRLYVGSYSDWITAYDVETGENK from the coding sequence ATGGCAAAAGTATTTGTAACGGTAGAGGAACTCAAAGAAAAAGCACGCTTTATTGATACGCGCTTTTCACTAACAAATGCAGAGGAGGGGCAACAGTTATTTGCTGAGGGTCATATTCAAGGGGCAATTTATTGGGATTTAAATCTCGATTTATCGAATATGGCGAGCAAAGAAGGGCGTCATCCAATGCCATCAAAGGAGCAATTGCAAGCGCTATTTGAACGTAGTGGCTTACGCTATGAAGATGTCATTTATGTATATGACCAAGGTGGCATGCCATTTGCAGCGCGTGCTTGGTATATGCTGAAATATGCAGGCTTCCCACAAGTATATATTGTCAATGGTGGCTTTGCAGCATTGGCGGAAAAGCTTGATGTGACAGCAGAGCACATGAACTATTCGCCAACAGAGCTACAGCTGCAATGGCAAGAGCAGTTGTATGCAGGACGTGCGGATGTAAAGGTGATTGTCGAGGGCAAGGAGCAAGCAACGCTGTTGGATGCACGTGCGGCCAATCGCTATCGCGGAGAGCAGGAGCCACTGGACCCAATAGCAGGACATATTCCAACAGCGAAAAACTTTGATTGGGAGCAGATCAAGCAAGGTGCTTCACTTGTATCGAGTGACGACCTTTTGGCAAAAGTCGCAAAAGAAGAAGAGGTTGTTGTGTACTGTGGTTCAGGTGTCACTGCATCGCCCTTGTTTGCGGTGTTGACAGAGGCAGGCTATGAGCATTTGCGCCTATATGTTGGCAGCTATAGCGATTGGATTACAGCGTATGATGTGGAAACAGGAGAAAATAAATAA
- a CDS encoding MBL fold metallo-hydrolase, whose protein sequence is MLLKKQFEQGEINGVVYGNGTVAFQGVKLNVYCYIIDGVCIDTGAHSLRQQFQHFLTAQSFEQVVLTHHHEDHSGNAAFLQQQGVPIYIEESLLKECAKKAAYPLYRRLFWGTRKPFQAQPLANTFTSKTATWEVIQTPGHAIDHVALLNKNTGQLFTGDLYVMTKTRLILREESIPAIIRSLQQVLAYDFDEVFCSHAGLLKNGRKALQAKEDYLLTVQDKAFSLYEQGFTVSEIDRQLFSKKYPITRFSRGEWDSQHIVTSILKEANKI, encoded by the coding sequence ATGTTATTAAAAAAACAATTTGAGCAAGGGGAAATAAATGGAGTAGTTTATGGCAATGGCACGGTTGCGTTTCAAGGTGTGAAGCTAAATGTCTATTGTTATATCATTGATGGGGTATGTATCGACACAGGAGCACATTCTTTGCGACAGCAGTTTCAACATTTTTTAACAGCACAATCCTTTGAGCAAGTTGTTTTGACACATCATCATGAGGACCATTCAGGTAATGCTGCTTTCTTGCAGCAACAAGGTGTTCCTATTTATATAGAGGAAAGTTTACTAAAGGAATGCGCTAAAAAAGCAGCATATCCCCTTTATCGCAGGCTGTTTTGGGGTACGCGTAAACCGTTTCAGGCACAGCCGCTAGCTAACACATTCACCTCCAAAACAGCTACATGGGAAGTGATTCAAACACCAGGACATGCTATCGATCATGTAGCATTATTGAATAAAAATACAGGGCAATTATTCACAGGCGATTTATATGTGATGACAAAGACAAGGCTTATTTTAAGAGAAGAAAGCATTCCAGCGATTATTCGCTCATTGCAACAAGTATTAGCATATGATTTTGATGAAGTATTTTGCAGTCATGCAGGCTTATTAAAAAATGGTCGGAAGGCATTGCAAGCAAAGGAGGATTATTTATTAACAGTGCAAGACAAGGCTTTTTCACTGTATGAACAAGGCTTCACAGTGTCTGAAATCGATCGACAACTGTTTTCGAAAAAATATCCAATTACGCGTTTTTCACGTGGAGAGTGGGATTCACAGCATATCGTGACATCTATTTTAAAAGAAGCAAACAAAATTTGA